CCGTTTCCTCCTCACCCCACCCAAAGAGTGGGAATCCCTTTTCCACCGGGCCTATCCGGAGAAGAGCCGCCTGGGGGAGGTCCTGGTCCAGGAAGGGCGCTTGAGCCGGGAGGACCTAAGGGAGGCCCTCGAGGTGCAAAAGCGCCTGCCCAAGGCCAAGCCCCTGGGGGAGATCCTGGTGGAACTGGGCCTGGCCCGACCCGAGGATGTGGAGGAGGCCCTGAAAAAGCAGCGCCAGGGTGGAGGCCGCCTCGAGGACACCCTGGTGGCCTCGGGCAAGCTCAAACCCGAGGCCCTAGCCCAGGCGGTGGCAGCCCAGCTGGGCTATACCTACCTTAACCCCGAGGAGAACCCCCCGGACCCCGGGGCCGCCCTTCTCCTCCCTGAGGACCTGGCCCGCCGCTATGGGGTCTTCCCCCATCACCTGGAGGGCAAGTCCCTGGTTCTCCTCATGAAGGATCCCCGGAACATCCTGGCCCTGGACGACGTCCGCCTGGCCTTAAAGCGCAAGGGCCTGGCCTACGAGGTGGTGCCCGCGGTGGCCACCGAGGCCGCCATCGCCAAGCTGATAGAGCGCTTTTACGGCAAGGAGGAGCTGGGCGAGATCGCCAAGGAGCTCTCCAAGGGCTACCAGGAAGAGGAGGCCATTACCCCCGAGCTGGACGAAAGCGCCGCCCAGAAGTTCGTCAAGCAGGTGATCCGGGAAGCCTACCTACAGGATGCCTCCGATATCCACATAGAGCCCCGGCAGTCGGATGTGCTGGTGCGCCTGCGCATCGACGGCACCTTGCGCCAGTACACCACCCTGCCCAAAGGGGCTCTAAACTCCGTCATCAGCGTGGTCAAGATCATGGGGGGTCTCAACATCGCCGAAAGGCGCCTGCCCCAGGACGGGCGGGTGCGCTACCGGGAAGGGGCCATCGACGTGGACCTCCGCCTCTCCACCCTGCCCACCGTCTACGGGGAGAAAGCGGTGATGCGCCTTCTGAAAAAGGCCACCGACATCCCGGAGATCGAGGGGCTGGGCTTCGCCCCCGGAGTCTTTGAGCGCTTTCAGGAGGTGATCTCCAAGCCCTACGGCATCTTCCTCATCACCGGCCCCACCGGAAGCGGCAAGAGCTTCACCACCTTCTCCATCCTGAAGCGCATCGCCACCCCCGACAAGAACACCCAAACCATCGAGGACCCCGTGGAGTACGAGATCCCCGGCATCAACCAGACCCAGGTGAACCCCCAGGCGGGCCTCACCTTCGCCCGGGCCCTTAGGGCCTTCTTGAGGCAGGACCCGGACATCATCATGGTGGGGGAGATCCGGGACTCGGAAACCGCCAAGATCGCCACCGAGGCCGCCCTCACCGGGCACCTGGTGATCGCCACCTTGCACACCAACGACGCCGCCCAGGCCATCACCCGCCTGGACGAAATGGGAGTGGAGCTTTTCAACATCTCCGCCGCCCTCATCGGGGTGCTCTCCCAACGGTTGGTGCGCAGGATCTGCGACGGATGCAAGGTGGAGGTGAAGCCCGACCCGGAGATCCTGCGCCGCTTGGGCCTTTCCGAAAGGGAGATCCAAGGGGCTAAGCTCTTTAGGGGCATGGGGTGCGAGCGCTGCGGGGGAACGGGCTATAAGGGACGCTACGCCATCCACGAGCTATTGGTGGTGGACGACGAGATCCGCCACGCCATCGTGGCCGGCAAGTCGGCCACGGAGATCAAGGAGATCGCCAGGAGGAAGGGGATGAAAACCCTGCGGGAGGATGGCATCTACAAGGCCCTCCAGGGGATCACCACCCTCGAGGAGGTCCTGGCGCGTACCATTGAGTAAAGGAGTGAGCCATGGCTAAAACACCCGACATCGTGGATCTTCTGACCCTGGCCGTGGAGCGGGGGGCCAGCGACCTGGTGATCACCGTGGGCCTTCCCCCCATGATCAAGGTGGATGGGGAGTTCCACCCCACGGAGTACGAACCCCTCTCCCCCCAGGACACCCGCCGGCTCATGTACGCCCTCATGGACGAGAAGCAGCAGCGGGTCTTTGAGGAGGAAAAGGAGCTGGATTTCTCCTTTAGCCTACCGGGAAGGGGGCGCTACCGGGTAAACGTCTTCCTGCAACGGGGAAGCGTGGGAGGGGTCCTTAGGGTGGTACCCGCCACCATCAAGAGCTTTGAGGAGCTGGGCCTGCCCAAGAACATCGCCGAGATCGCCATGGCCCCAAGGGGCCTGGTCCTGGTCACGGGGCCCACGGGGTCGGGGAAAAGCACCACCTTGGCCTCCATGATCGACTACATCAACGAGCGCAAGCCCGTGCACATCGTGACCATCGAGGACCCCATAGAGTTTTTCCACAAGCACAAGAAGGCCATCGTCAACCAGCGGGAGATCGGCTCCGATACCCACGGGTTCCATAAGGCCCTAAGGAGCGTCCTCCGCCAGGCCCCGGACGTGATCCTGGTGGGGGAGATGCGGGACTACGAGACCATCGCCGCCGCCATCACCGCCGCGGAAACTGGGCACTTGGTCATGGGCACCCTGCACACCAACTCCGCCCCCGAGACCATCGACCGCATCATCGACGTCTTCCCGGAGGCCCAGCAGGAGCAGGTGCGGGTGCAGCTTTCCAACAACCTGGTGGCGGTGCTTACCCAGCAACTCCTTCCCAAGGCCTTCGGGGGCGGAAGGGTGTTGGCTTACGAGCTCATGATCGCCACCCCGGCGGTAAGGGCCTTGATCCGGGAGGGGAAAAGCCACCAGCTCCGGAGCGTGATCCAGACGGGTGGCCAGTACGGCATGGTCACCATGGACGCCTGCCTGGCGGACCTTTACCGGCGCAAGCTGATCACCTACGAGATGGGCTTGAACAGGGCGGTGGACCCCAAGGAGTTCATGCGCCTCGCCGGGGTGCAGGAGGGAGCCAAGCGCCCCTAAAGGGCCCAAGGGCTTGGTAAACTTTAGATCATGTATGAGGCGGTTATCGGCCTCGAGGTCCACCTGCACCTGAAGACCCGGACCAAGGCCTTCTGCGGCTGTGAGGCCGAGTATTTTGGAGCTCCTCCCAACACCCACACCTGCCCCGTCTGCCTGGGCCTTCCTGGGGCCCTCCCCGTGCCCAACAAAAGGGCGGTGGAGTTTGGCCTAAGGCTCGCCCTGGCCCTGGGAAGCCGGGTTCCGGAAAGGCTGGTCTTCCACCGCAAAAACTACTTCTACCCCGACCTTCCCAAAAACTACCAGATCAGCCAGTACGACCTGCCCCTGGGCCAAGGGGGCAGCCTCCCTTTGGGGGAAAGGGCCGTGCGCATCAAGCGCCTCCACCTGGAGGAGGACGCCGGCAAAAGCCTCCACCTGGAGGACCGCACCCTTTTGGACCTGAACCGGGCGGGAAGCCCCCTGATTGAGCTGGTCACCGAACCCGACCTCTATAGCCCCGAGGAAGCCCGGCTTTTTCTCCAACGCATCCAGGCCCTGGTCCAGACCCTGGGCATCTCCGAGGCCAGCCCCGAGGAGGGAAAGATGCGGGCCGATGTGAACGTTTCCGTGCGCCGCCAAGGGGAGCCTTTGGGCACCAAGGTGGAGATCAAAAACCTCAACTCCTTTAAGAGCGTACAAAGGGCCCTGGAGTACGAGATCCGCCGCCAGACCGAGATCCTAAGGCGGGGGGAGAGGGTCAAGCAGGCCACCATGGGTTTTGAAGAGGGAAGCGGCAAGACCTACCCCATGCGCACCAAGGAGGAGGAGGCGGACTACCGCTACTTCCCCGAGCCCGACATCCCCCCGGTGCCCATCTCCCGGGAATGGCTCGAAGCCATCCGGAACAACCTCCCCGAACTCCCCTGGGAAAAGGAAAGGCGGTACCAGGCCCTGGGGATCAAGGCCAAGGATGCGGAGGTCCTGGCCTATACCCCTTCCCTGGCC
This DNA window, taken from Thermus caldifontis, encodes the following:
- the pilB gene encoding type IV pilus assembly ATPase PilB; amino-acid sequence: MSVLTIGDKRLGAILLDAGLLTDEELQMALEKHREVGGSLAEVIVDSGLLSERRIAQAIEDHFGIPLVELHTLEIPPRVKALLPAEKAKELQAIPFALDEEAGVVRVAFVNPLDTLALEEVEDLTGMVVEPYQATKSAFLYALAKNYPELGLPLPPPPSGPSREELRVGELLVQKGLLDRNTLEEALVEQEKTGDLLGRILVQKGLPEEALYRVLAEQRGMEFLPSTQGLSPDPTAAHLLLRSDALRYSAVPVGFKDGEVEVVLADPRHREAVAELLRQPVRFLLTPPKEWESLFHRAYPEKSRLGEVLVQEGRLSREDLREALEVQKRLPKAKPLGEILVELGLARPEDVEEALKKQRQGGGRLEDTLVASGKLKPEALAQAVAAQLGYTYLNPEENPPDPGAALLLPEDLARRYGVFPHHLEGKSLVLLMKDPRNILALDDVRLALKRKGLAYEVVPAVATEAAIAKLIERFYGKEELGEIAKELSKGYQEEEAITPELDESAAQKFVKQVIREAYLQDASDIHIEPRQSDVLVRLRIDGTLRQYTTLPKGALNSVISVVKIMGGLNIAERRLPQDGRVRYREGAIDVDLRLSTLPTVYGEKAVMRLLKKATDIPEIEGLGFAPGVFERFQEVISKPYGIFLITGPTGSGKSFTTFSILKRIATPDKNTQTIEDPVEYEIPGINQTQVNPQAGLTFARALRAFLRQDPDIIMVGEIRDSETAKIATEAALTGHLVIATLHTNDAAQAITRLDEMGVELFNISAALIGVLSQRLVRRICDGCKVEVKPDPEILRRLGLSEREIQGAKLFRGMGCERCGGTGYKGRYAIHELLVVDDEIRHAIVAGKSATEIKEIARRKGMKTLREDGIYKALQGITTLEEVLARTIE
- the gatB gene encoding Asp-tRNA(Asn)/Glu-tRNA(Gln) amidotransferase subunit GatB, coding for MYEAVIGLEVHLHLKTRTKAFCGCEAEYFGAPPNTHTCPVCLGLPGALPVPNKRAVEFGLRLALALGSRVPERLVFHRKNYFYPDLPKNYQISQYDLPLGQGGSLPLGERAVRIKRLHLEEDAGKSLHLEDRTLLDLNRAGSPLIELVTEPDLYSPEEARLFLQRIQALVQTLGISEASPEEGKMRADVNVSVRRQGEPLGTKVEIKNLNSFKSVQRALEYEIRRQTEILRRGERVKQATMGFEEGSGKTYPMRTKEEEADYRYFPEPDIPPVPISREWLEAIRNNLPELPWEKERRYQALGIKAKDAEVLAYTPSLARFLDQALGLGQASPQALANWLLADVAGLLNEKGLTLEQTRFTPEGLSRLVALFQRGEITSRVAKELLPEVLEGLDPEALVRERGLKVVADEGALRAVVTEVIATMPEAAESVRQGKLKALDALLGQVMRRTKGQAKPDLVRRLLLEALGVG
- a CDS encoding type IV pilus twitching motility protein PilT gives rise to the protein MAKTPDIVDLLTLAVERGASDLVITVGLPPMIKVDGEFHPTEYEPLSPQDTRRLMYALMDEKQQRVFEEEKELDFSFSLPGRGRYRVNVFLQRGSVGGVLRVVPATIKSFEELGLPKNIAEIAMAPRGLVLVTGPTGSGKSTTLASMIDYINERKPVHIVTIEDPIEFFHKHKKAIVNQREIGSDTHGFHKALRSVLRQAPDVILVGEMRDYETIAAAITAAETGHLVMGTLHTNSAPETIDRIIDVFPEAQQEQVRVQLSNNLVAVLTQQLLPKAFGGGRVLAYELMIATPAVRALIREGKSHQLRSVIQTGGQYGMVTMDACLADLYRRKLITYEMGLNRAVDPKEFMRLAGVQEGAKRP